Proteins found in one Pogoniulus pusillus isolate bPogPus1 chromosome 36, bPogPus1.pri, whole genome shotgun sequence genomic segment:
- the LOC135190443 gene encoding claudin-16-like isoform X2, with product MSAALQMVAFSLALLSALFLLLATCTDCWMVNADDSLEVSRVTNFKVRSWEQVKIVLTRTLLITADLLVGLALVTLLLGLDCIKFLKEDPCIKLKMCYGAGVILGFGGILGLVGSVWYAVDVYVERAALVSHNIFLGVHYDFGWSCWLGMAGSTGSFMASILLMCCLYACTDPRSQWQPQRLAQIQGHTATRQMYAMDSRV from the exons ATGAGTGCAGCCTTGCAGATGGTGGCATTCAGTCTTGCTCTCCTCTCAGCTCTCTTCCTGCTCCTTGCCACATGCACCGACTGCTGGATGGTGAATGCTGATGACAGCTTGGAGGTGAGCAGAGTAACCAACTTCAAGGTTAGGAGCTGGGAGCAAG TGAAGATTGTGTTGACACGGACCCTGCTGATCACAGCTGACCTCCTGGTTGGCTTAGCTTTGGTCACATTGCTTCTTGGGCTTGACTGCATCAAGTTCCTCAAGGAAGATCCTTGCATCAAACTGAAGATGTGCTACGGGGCTGGTGTCATCCTTGGCTTTGGAG GTATCCTGGGTCTTGTGGGCTCCGTGTGGTACGCAGTGGACGTCTATGTGGAGAGGGCTGCGCTGGTGTCACACAACATATTCCTGGGGGTCCACTATGACTTTGGGTGGTCATGCTGGTTGGGGATGGCTGGCTCAACAGGCTCCTTCATGGCTTCCATCCTGCTGATGTGCTGCCTCTATGCCTGCACAG ATCCCAGAAGCCAATGGCAACCCCAAAGACTTGCCCAGATCCAGGGCCATACAGCCACCAGACAGATGTACGCCATGGACTCACGTGtgtga
- the LOC135190443 gene encoding claudin-16-like isoform X1: MSAALQMVAFSLALLSALFLLLATCTDCWMVNADDSLEVSHKCRGLWRECVTNMQDGVRTCDQYDSILADHPVKIVLTRTLLITADLLVGLALVTLLLGLDCIKFLKEDPCIKLKMCYGAGVILGFGGILGLVGSVWYAVDVYVERAALVSHNIFLGVHYDFGWSCWLGMAGSTGSFMASILLMCCLYACTDPRSQWQPQRLAQIQGHTATRQMYAMDSRV, translated from the exons ATGAGTGCAGCCTTGCAGATGGTGGCATTCAGTCTTGCTCTCCTCTCAGCTCTCTTCCTGCTCCTTGCCACATGCACCGACTGCTGGATGGTGAATGCTGATGACAGCTTGGAG GTAAGTCACAAATGCCGGGGGCTTTGGAGGGAGTGTGTCACCAACATGCAGGACGGGGTCAGGACGTGTGACCAGTATGACTCCATCCTGGCTGACCATCCAG TGAAGATTGTGTTGACACGGACCCTGCTGATCACAGCTGACCTCCTGGTTGGCTTAGCTTTGGTCACATTGCTTCTTGGGCTTGACTGCATCAAGTTCCTCAAGGAAGATCCTTGCATCAAACTGAAGATGTGCTACGGGGCTGGTGTCATCCTTGGCTTTGGAG GTATCCTGGGTCTTGTGGGCTCCGTGTGGTACGCAGTGGACGTCTATGTGGAGAGGGCTGCGCTGGTGTCACACAACATATTCCTGGGGGTCCACTATGACTTTGGGTGGTCATGCTGGTTGGGGATGGCTGGCTCAACAGGCTCCTTCATGGCTTCCATCCTGCTGATGTGCTGCCTCTATGCCTGCACAG ATCCCAGAAGCCAATGGCAACCCCAAAGACTTGCCCAGATCCAGGGCCATACAGCCACCAGACAGATGTACGCCATGGACTCACGTGtgtga
- the LOC135190443 gene encoding claudin-16-like isoform X3 has translation MVNADDSLEVSHKCRGLWRECVTNMQDGVRTCDQYDSILADHPVKIVLTRTLLITADLLVGLALVTLLLGLDCIKFLKEDPCIKLKMCYGAGVILGFGGILGLVGSVWYAVDVYVERAALVSHNIFLGVHYDFGWSCWLGMAGSTGSFMASILLMCCLYACTDPRSQWQPQRLAQIQGHTATRQMYAMDSRV, from the exons ATGGTGAATGCTGATGACAGCTTGGAG GTAAGTCACAAATGCCGGGGGCTTTGGAGGGAGTGTGTCACCAACATGCAGGACGGGGTCAGGACGTGTGACCAGTATGACTCCATCCTGGCTGACCATCCAG TGAAGATTGTGTTGACACGGACCCTGCTGATCACAGCTGACCTCCTGGTTGGCTTAGCTTTGGTCACATTGCTTCTTGGGCTTGACTGCATCAAGTTCCTCAAGGAAGATCCTTGCATCAAACTGAAGATGTGCTACGGGGCTGGTGTCATCCTTGGCTTTGGAG GTATCCTGGGTCTTGTGGGCTCCGTGTGGTACGCAGTGGACGTCTATGTGGAGAGGGCTGCGCTGGTGTCACACAACATATTCCTGGGGGTCCACTATGACTTTGGGTGGTCATGCTGGTTGGGGATGGCTGGCTCAACAGGCTCCTTCATGGCTTCCATCCTGCTGATGTGCTGCCTCTATGCCTGCACAG ATCCCAGAAGCCAATGGCAACCCCAAAGACTTGCCCAGATCCAGGGCCATACAGCCACCAGACAGATGTACGCCATGGACTCACGTGtgtga